In Amblyraja radiata isolate CabotCenter1 chromosome 30, sAmbRad1.1.pri, whole genome shotgun sequence, a single window of DNA contains:
- the LOC116989898 gene encoding butyrophilin subfamily 1 member A1-like produces the protein MGVVHCAVLLLNGILSSAHGEFLVIVPGDGFVATVGGDVVLECQLVPHILTSDMVVQWRKTGLISPVLVYRHGHNDTLAQHQDYRARAELFKDEVTKGNISLRIKNVRRSDEGEYTCSVTEGTEYEGSAAQLQVRALGSLIRIRLQGYQGDGIQLVCKSSGWYPGPEMLWICEDGQVLPQAETMYHEDTEGLVNVERNVTVMRQSTNKIKCVVQYRWLNIEREAIVKISDDIFPAGVPDWALPLVLTICLLIAAYVAVIYWNVKQNRRIKELERRKSIVENEWKRIRGHQVSVTLDVETAHPQYLMGI, from the exons ATGGGAGTGGTTCACTGCGCTGTGTTGTTACTGAACGGGATCCTCAGCTCAGCCCACG GTGAATTTCTCGTTATTGTACCGGGCGATGGTTTTGTAGCCACTGTAGGTGGAGATGTGGTGTTGGAATGTCAGCTTGTCCCACATATATTAACCAGCGACATGGTCGTGCAGTGGAGGAAGACAGGTCTCATCTCGCCAGTCCTTGTGTACAGACATGGACACAATGACACCCTCGCTCAACACCAGGATTACAGAGCAAGGGCCGAACTGTTTAAAGATGAAGTGACCAAAGGGAACATTTCCCTCAGAATAAAGAACGTAAGAAGGTCTGATGAAGGGGAATATACATGTTCAGTTACAGAGGGAACCGAGTATGAAGGTTCTGCAGCTCAACTACAAGTTCGAG CTTTGGGGAGTTTGATCCGGATTCGGTTGCAGGGATACCAGGGAGATGGAATCCAGCTCGTGTGTAAGTCCAGTGGATGGTATCCTGGACCAGAGATGCTGTGGATCTGTGAGGATGGACAGGTTTTACCACAAGCTGAAACAATGTACCATGAAGATACGGAAGGTCTTGTAAATGTGGAGCGCAACGTGACAGTAATGAGGCAATCAACAAACAAGATCAAGTGTGTTGTTCAGTACAGATGGTTAAACATAGAACGTGAGGCAATTGTTAAAATATCAG atgatatctttcctGCTGGAGTTCCTGACTGGGCCCTGCCGCTGGTCCTCACCATTTGTCTTCTCATTGCCGCCTACGTTGCTGTGATTTACTGGAACGTGAAACAAAACAGACGCATTAAAG AGCTGGAACGGCGCAAATCCATCGTAGAAAATG AGTGGAAAAGGATACGAGGCCACCAAG